A stretch of the Sulfurihydrogenibium subterraneum DSM 15120 genome encodes the following:
- a CDS encoding cupin domain-containing protein, protein MALEIKIEESKFSNKPVVEKIYENETVRVVLFYLKSGSLIDLHTSTSTVITTVLKGSGKFYIGNRENIKILTQGETLIYDPNEPHGFEAVEDMVVQAIITPLPVKRL, encoded by the coding sequence ATGGCTTTAGAGATTAAAATTGAAGAATCAAAATTTTCCAATAAGCCAGTGGTAGAGAAAATTTATGAAAATGAAACAGTTAGAGTTGTTCTATTTTATTTAAAATCTGGTAGTTTAATAGATTTACATACATCTACTTCTACGGTTATAACAACTGTTTTAAAAGGAAGTGGAAAATTTTATATCGGAAATAGAGAAAACATAAAAATTTTAACACAAGGAGAGACACTGATATATGACCCAAACGAACCTCACGGATTTGAAGCTGTTGAAGATATGGTAGTCCAAGCTATAATAACACCTTTACCTGTAAAAAGGCTGTAG
- a CDS encoding RrF2 family transcriptional regulator — MLSESVKDCIRALIYLALNQDKEYISVKEISSALNLPFFFLAKNIQKLVKEGILESYRGPKGGISFKKPINEIKIVDIIVAIDGDNLFKKCVLGFEECSDLNPCAIHHKWAPEREHLKEIFNATLYEIVNDIKLGKIKNIKL; from the coding sequence ACTGTATAAGGGCATTGATATATTTGGCTTTAAATCAGGATAAAGAGTACATATCTGTTAAGGAAATATCATCAGCTTTAAATCTTCCTTTTTTCTTTCTTGCAAAGAACATCCAAAAGTTGGTAAAAGAAGGCATTCTTGAATCTTACAGAGGTCCTAAAGGTGGTATCAGTTTTAAAAAACCTATAAACGAGATAAAAATAGTAGATATAATAGTTGCAATAGATGGAGACAATCTTTTTAAAAAGTGTGTTTTAGGATTTGAAGAATGTTCTGATTTAAATCCGTGTGCTATACATCATAAATGGGCTCCTGAAAGAGAACATTTAAAAGAAATATTTAATGCTACCCTTTATGAGATTGTAAATGATATAAAATTAGGAAAAATTAAGAATATAAAACTTTAG